In the Hemitrygon akajei chromosome 7, sHemAka1.3, whole genome shotgun sequence genome, one interval contains:
- the LOC140730522 gene encoding LOW QUALITY PROTEIN: protein FAM161A-like (The sequence of the model RefSeq protein was modified relative to this genomic sequence to represent the inferred CDS: inserted 2 bases in 1 codon), whose translation MTLCPKSARKVKNENNFDPEEQVYYVDTEGSLTSNDLYGKSNEDYYKKIEKLKNAYIHSMAKLEKLYRNKLHVRDDIIDSEDLREIPVCYSSTYELTTDRKNDAHLSYSTLEVEVESTASLSLSDSSTDDQEVCGENFTSHGRNQIQRMWDGFSVEMYTLYDKPQKLGSSNLLKAKIIKKEQKHWSPKITIPEPFQMTIREVEKKQRKNRSRSEIEVENYMLSKRLEEEAECQKNFHANPVPAHTYIPLMEEIMERNEERRKFAKARSKEILLAIQKPFAFLEREEKKKEVRKMQIKDLDLLVKKRKTFKAKPVPNYLHDEKVIDRIKEEELYRAIRMKVRAQELLNSASLPKSMLSNATCKRRKRVCYEPDKELKFKPKINAKVPDFEMLHRKAQRQLMKNKMKLTTIGEPFQMHVFSNEKFMDDTIEDETDLKEVHWPFMSSIKQSKSHSSVNSTPSESLDLEIIRSTEESKKKKAIGNRERKHTKCYLLEFKEMQERENTRPLLQKVLTQRNARRSAEKYTAAQKERGLKEDFVFQQGHSALHSNNXESVKNEDNNCVNEESSQEEDYGLDFEDDNEDEESTVAEEYQDRM comes from the exons AATGAAAATAATTTTGATCCAGAAGAGCAAGTTTATTATGTAGACACTGAAGGTTCCTTAACCTCCAATGATTTGTATGGCAAGTCCAATGAAGACTACTATAAGAAAATAGAGAAACTAAAAAATGCTTATATTCATTCTATGGCAAAGCTAGAGAAATTGTACAGGAATAAACTTCATGTCAGAGATGATATCATTGATTCAGAGGATCTCCGTGAAATCCCAGTGTGTTACAG TTCAACTTACGAACTGACTACAGATAGAAAAAATGATGCTCATCTTTCTTATTCAACCTTGGAGGTTGAGGTGGAGAGTACTGCATCCTTAAGCTTATCTGACTCATCCACTGATGATCAGGAAGTATGTGGGGAAAATTTCACATCCCATGGAAGGAATCAAATTCAAAGAATGTGGGATGGATTTTCTGTGGAGATGTATACCTTGTATGATAAACCCCAGAAGCTTGGAAGTTCAAATTTGCTGAAagcaaaaataattaaaaaggagCAAAAACACTGGTCCCCAAAGATAACAATACCAGAGCCTTTCCAAATGACCATCAGAGAAGTTGAAAAGAAGCAGCGAAAAAATCGATCAAGATCTGAAATTGAAGTAGAGAATTATATGCTAAGCAAACGATTAGAAGAagaagcagaatgccagaaaaatTTCCATGCAAACCCTGTACCAGCCCACACCTATATCCCACTAATGGAAGAAATAATGGAAAGGAATGAGGAAAGAAGGAAATTTGCTAAGGCAAGGAGCAAAGAAATTCTACTGGCAATACAGAAACCATTTGCTTTtcttgaaagggaggaaaaaaagaaagaagttaGAAAAATGCAAATAAAGGATCTTGATCTTttggtaaagaaaagaaagacattTAAAGCAAAACCTGTCCCCAATTATCTTCATGATGAGAAGGTCATTGACAGGATTAAAGAGGAAGAGCTCTACAGAGCAATAAGGATGAAAGTGAGAGCTCAAGAATTGTTAAATAGTGCATCCCTTCCAAAGAGCATGCTTAGTAATGCCACCTGTAAAAGAAGAAAAAGGGTGTGTTATGAGCCAGATAAAGAACTGAAATTCAAACCCAAGATTAATGCCAAAGTTCCAGATTTTGAGATGTTGCACAGAAAAGCTCAGAGACAACTCATGAAAAACAAGATGAAATTGACAACTATAGGTGAACCTTTCCAAATGCATGTTTTTTCTAATGaaaagtttatggatgatacaatAGAAGATGAAACTGATTTGAAAGAGGTGCACTGGCCTTTTATGTCAAGCATCAAGCAGTCAAAATCACACAGCAGTGTAAATTCAACTCCATCAGAATCTTTGGATTTGGAAATTATAAGAAGCACAGAAGAATCAAAGAAGAAAAAAGCCATTGG AAATCGTGaaagaaaacacacaaaatgctatctTTTAGAGTTTAAAGAGATGCAGGAAAGAGAAAACACAAGGCCTTTGCTCCAAAAGGTGCTGACACAG AGAAATGCTAGAAGATCAGCAGAGAAATATACTGCAGCACAAAAAGAACGAGGATTGAAGGAAgattttgttttccagcaaggccACTCAGCTTTGCATTCAAATAA CGAGTCTGTGAAAAATGAAGACAACAACTGTGTAAATGAAGAAAG TTCTCAAGAGGAAGATTATGGACTTGACTTTGAAGATGATAATGAAGATGAGGAGTCAACGGTTGCAGAAGAATATCAAGACAGAATGTGA